In a genomic window of Bos mutus isolate GX-2022 chromosome 6, NWIPB_WYAK_1.1, whole genome shotgun sequence:
- the LOC138988201 gene encoding spidroin-1-like, which produces MKGQGPAGKAQGSKSRDRAPILPTWPPACCQPLPISKMAAGGADQKRAGNAVPGPVESGRPGRGRGRGTSVELKEQRRRGGGGAAARAEERLCRQGAGRGRAGRGEGARGGARAREARRGEAGRGGARRGGARARAAVGRGLLAGTCLVGSLPAAPSVFAAHVAGPAGPGLRARGPRGWRRSHADSGTEGLRREPGREGGKGPGRARGRCHLLPRRPERGGGGPEARRGAPAWPTPSPPRDHRSFPRPGERAELRGGRGAGSARGTAPPTRESPGTPSISESLSLGIPPPQGP; this is translated from the exons ATGAAGGGACAAGGCCCGGCCGGGAAGGCTCAAGGCTCCAAGTCCCGGGACCGAGCTCCGATATTGCCCACCTGGCCTCCAGCTTGCTGCCAG cCGCTTCCCATTTCCAAGATGGCCGCGGGTGGAGCCGACCAG AAAAGGGCGGGTAATGCCGTCCCGGGGCCTGTGGAGAGCGGGCGACCGGGCCGGGGAAGGGGCAGAGGGACGAGCGTCGAGCTTAAGGAGCAGCGGCGGcgcggcgggggtggggcggcAGCCCGGGCGGAAGAGCGGCTGTGCCGGCAGGGGGCGGGGCGAgggcgcgcggggcggggcgagggcgcgcggggcggggcgagggcgCGCGAGGCGAGGCGGGgcgaggcggggcggggcggggcgaggcggGGCGGGGCAAGGGCGCGCGCCGCCGTTGGCCGCGGGCTCCTTGCCGGCACCTGCCTGGTCGGCTCGCTGCCTGCAGCGCCCAGCGTCTTCGCCGCGCACGTTGCGGGTCCCGCGGGGCCTGGGCTGCGGGCCCGCGGGCCCCGGGGATGGCGTCGGAGCCACGCTGACTCCGGTACTGAGGGCCTGCGGCGGGAGCCGGGCCGCGAGGGAGGGAAGGGGCCGGGCCGCGCGCGGGGCCGCTGCCACCTGCTGCCGCGTCGGCCGGAGCGGGGAGGCGGCGGCCCTGAGGCGCGGCGGGGCGCGCCTGCCTGGCCTACCCCCTCGCCGCCGCGCGATCACCGCTCTTTCCCGCGCCCGGGGGA ACGCGCGGAGCTCCGGGGCGGGAGAGGAGCCGGCTCGGCGCGCGGAACCGCTCCCCCGACCCGCGAGAGCCCCGGGACCCCCTCCATCTCAGAGTCCCTGAGCCTCGGGATCCCGCCACCTCAGGGTCCCTGA